One Glycine max cultivar Williams 82 chromosome 6, Glycine_max_v4.0, whole genome shotgun sequence DNA segment encodes these proteins:
- the LOC100788505 gene encoding protein NDR1, with the protein MHACMAQERNTNCCRCCFGTLLSLGLTAAFLWLTLRTSPPKCTLQSLYLPSFTSPHHKNDTLFFNLSLQNDNKDKSIKYGAVLFTFAIFLDNTTTRPLANATLEPFYQGRSKTTRKWGSARVPRDGRAIANRSADATVRNNGKVFVRVEFRTRVRYKIWTLFYVKRQRLVGGANVEVNASSGEKVEPKGIRLGEMPPRLGSQAAKARSCYVAFLGVLVTGLFLTAFT; encoded by the coding sequence atgcatgcatgcatggcaCAAGAACGCAACACCAACTGCTGCAGGTGCTGTTTCGGCACCCTCCTCTCCCTTGGCCTCACCGCGGCCTTCCTCTGGCTCACCCTCCGCACCTCTCCCCCCAAATGCACCCTCCAATCCCTCTACCTCCCTTCCTTCACCTCCCCCCACCACAAAAACGACACCCTCTTCTTCAACCTCTCCCTCCAAAACGACAACAAGGACAAATCCATCAAATATGGTGCTGTCCTTTTCACCTTCGCGATCTTCCTCGATAATACCACCACGCGGCCTCTCGCGAACGCGACCCTGGAGCCCTTCTACCAGGGCCGCAGCAAGACCACGCGCAAGTGGGGCTCCGCAAGAGTCCCACGCGACGGCAGAGCGATAGCGAATCGCTCTGCCGACGCCACGGTGAGGAATAACGGGAAGGTGTTCGTGCGCGTGGAGTTTAGGACTAGGGTGAGGTATAAGATATGGACGCTGTTTTATGTTAAACGGCAGCGTTTGGTTGGTGGGGCGAATGTGGAGGTGAATGCTAGCTCCGGGGAGAAGGTCGAGCCTAAGGGGATTAGGCTTGGGGAAATGCCGCCTAGGCTCGGGTCCCAAGCTGCCAAGGCTCGGAGTTGCTATGTGGCGTTTCTCGGAGTTTTGGTTACTGGATTGTTTCTCACTGCGTTTACTTGA